GTGGTCGCCGCGTGCGTGGCGCTCAAGCCCGGTACCAAGCTCCGCGGCGTGCGCGATTCCAAGACGCTGACGGCGCCGAAGCGCGAGGAGGCCGCGGCGCGGATCCGCGCGGAGGCCGTCGCGGTGGGAGTCGGCATCGCGAGCGTGGTCGAAGTGGACGCGTTCAACATTCGAATGGCGGCGCTGCTCGCGATGCGCCGGTCGCTGGAGGCCCTGGGGCTCGAACCCCAGGGCCTTCTTGTCGACGGCCGGGACGAGATCTGGACCTCGATTCCGTGCAAGGCGGTCGTCGACGGCGACGCCCTGAGCCAGGCGGTCGCGGCCGCCT
The window above is part of the Candidatus Eisenbacteria bacterium genome. Proteins encoded here:
- a CDS encoding ribonuclease HII; the encoded protein is MARRRLVRFDDEFRALWGDLLAGIDEVGRGPLAGPVVAACVALKPGTKLRGVRDSKTLTAPKREEAAARIRAEAVAVGVGIASVVEVDAFNIRMAALLAMRRSLEALGLEPQGLLVDGRDEIWTSIPCKAVVDGDALSQAVAAASIVAKVTRDALMNEDDARFPLYGFSQHKGYGTPEHLEALRLHGPCLIHRKSFRPVRELLFVQEAFEGF